In Nitratiruptor sp. YY09-18, a single window of DNA contains:
- the rpiB gene encoding ribose 5-phosphate isomerase B, protein MKKVYIGSDHAGFAIKGFVKELFEKRGFSVEDLGTYSSDRVDYPDYAAKVARAVAADPNSQGVLICGTGIGMSIAANKIKGIRAAEVHDYYTAQMARAHNDANVLCFGERVVGPGVVESIVEAWCTTEFEGGRHEKRVKKIMALEE, encoded by the coding sequence ATGAAAAAGGTTTATATTGGCAGCGACCATGCTGGCTTTGCAATCAAAGGCTTTGTCAAAGAGCTCTTTGAAAAGAGAGGATTTAGCGTAGAAGATCTCGGTACATATAGTAGCGATCGCGTAGATTATCCTGACTATGCAGCAAAAGTAGCACGTGCAGTAGCTGCTGATCCAAATAGCCAAGGGGTACTTATTTGTGGTACTGGTATTGGCATGAGTATTGCTGCAAACAAGATCAAAGGTATACGCGCTGCAGAAGTGCATGACTACTACACCGCCCAGATGGCACGAGCACACAATGATGCAAACGTACTTTGTTTTGGCGAAAGAGTTGTAGGACCAGGAGTTGTAGAGTCGATTGTAGAAGCATGGTGTACGACAGAATTTGAAGGTGGACGTCACGAAAAGAGAGTCAAAAAGATAATGGCATTGGAAGAGTAA
- a CDS encoding site-2 protease family protein: METVKILNIIAMVLSLIVSVVGHEIMHGFVAYKLGDQTAKLAGRLSINPIKHIDPVGTIIVPAALYLLNAGFIFGWAKPVPVNMAVVLRNGGELGAIAVSLAGVTYNFILAIVSALILTFLGTPDSLVGMFFFLFLAQSVLINVVLGVFNLWPIPPLDGANAVMYLARMLRFTPIVRLYEYLFPYGMVILILILATPASSIFFLPVYYILILLSMMTGIDFIQLINQLERI, translated from the coding sequence GTGGAGACCGTTAAAATTCTCAATATCATCGCCATGGTACTCTCACTTATAGTCTCTGTGGTAGGCCATGAGATAATGCATGGTTTCGTAGCCTACAAGCTTGGCGACCAGACCGCCAAACTCGCTGGCCGCCTCTCCATCAATCCCATAAAACATATCGATCCAGTTGGGACTATTATCGTCCCGGCAGCCCTCTATCTCCTCAACGCTGGATTTATATTTGGATGGGCAAAGCCGGTGCCTGTGAATATGGCAGTAGTTTTGCGCAATGGCGGTGAACTTGGTGCAATAGCAGTGAGTTTAGCTGGCGTTACCTATAACTTTATCCTAGCAATTGTTAGCGCTTTGATTCTCACATTCCTTGGGACACCTGATTCACTTGTAGGAATGTTTTTCTTCCTCTTTCTAGCCCAAAGTGTCCTTATCAATGTAGTTCTTGGAGTATTTAATCTCTGGCCGATACCTCCACTTGATGGTGCAAATGCTGTGATGTATCTGGCTCGTATGCTGCGCTTCACTCCCATTGTACGCCTCTATGAGTATCTCTTCCCCTATGGAATGGTTATTCTCATACTCATTTTGGCAACACCTGCAAGTAGCATATTCTTTTTGCCGGTATACTATATTTTGATTTTGCTCTCAATGATGACAGGAATCGATTTTATACAACTCATTAACCAACTAGAAAGGATATAG
- a CDS encoding adenine phosphoribosyltransferase: MIDRDYLLSTIRDVPDFPKPGIVFKDITTLLNNAKAFTMLMEHLQKRYKEYNLDFIAGIESRGFIFGAALATRLEVGFVPVRKKGKLPYTTVSEKYALEYGVDEIEIHIDAFRDKKDARVLLIDDLIATGGTAQAAAKLIKKVGANLVEACFIINLKFLHGDEKLKQHTNFYSILEIE, from the coding sequence ATGATAGATAGAGACTACCTCCTTTCTACCATCCGTGATGTACCCGACTTTCCAAAACCTGGAATCGTTTTCAAAGATATAACGACTCTCCTTAATAATGCAAAAGCTTTCACCATGCTCATGGAGCACCTGCAAAAGCGTTATAAAGAGTACAACCTTGACTTCATCGCTGGAATTGAGAGTCGTGGTTTTATCTTTGGAGCAGCACTTGCTACACGCCTCGAAGTCGGCTTTGTTCCAGTGCGGAAAAAGGGCAAATTGCCCTATACTACTGTGAGTGAAAAGTATGCGCTTGAATATGGAGTGGATGAGATAGAGATACATATCGATGCTTTTAGAGACAAAAAAGATGCTCGCGTACTCCTCATAGATGACCTTATAGCTACAGGAGGCACAGCACAAGCCGCTGCAAAACTCATCAAAAAAGTTGGTGCAAATCTTGTGGAAGCTTGCTTTATAATTAATTTGAAATTTCTACATGGAGATGAAAAACTTAAACAACATACAAACTTTTACAGTATATTGGAGATAGAATAA
- the trpB gene encoding tryptophan synthase subunit beta, whose product MYIPKPSKYDPDQFGHFGIHGGRFVPETLMPILLELDKEYQKIRHDEDFWKEARYYLENYVGRPSPLYYAQNISKELGATIYLKREDLNHTGAHKINNTILQGLLAKRLGKKKVIAETGAGQHGVATATMAALFGLECEIFMGEKDVKRQELNVFRMKLLGAKVYAVKNGSRTLKDAMNEAIRHWVTHARDTFYVIGTVAGPHPYPMMVRDFQGIIGYEAKAQILASEKRLPDYVIACIGGGSNAMGIFNAFLEDEEVQCIGIEAGGLGLDTNKHGASLAKGSPGVLHGQMSYVLQDEEGQIQEAHSISAGLDYPGIGPEHSFLKDEGVVRYDAITDQEALDAFVWLSQKEGIIPAFESSHAVAYLKKMQDIKNKLIIVNLSGRGDKDMVQAKSLLHFD is encoded by the coding sequence ATGTATATACCAAAGCCAAGCAAATATGACCCAGATCAATTTGGACATTTTGGCATCCATGGTGGACGCTTTGTGCCTGAAACATTAATGCCTATACTTCTTGAATTAGACAAAGAGTACCAAAAAATTCGCCATGATGAAGATTTTTGGAAAGAGGCCCGTTACTATTTAGAAAATTACGTCGGTCGTCCAAGCCCTCTATATTATGCACAAAATATCTCCAAAGAGCTTGGAGCGACTATTTATCTTAAAAGAGAAGATCTCAATCACACAGGTGCCCATAAAATTAACAATACCATTTTGCAAGGTTTACTTGCAAAGCGTCTGGGTAAAAAGAAGGTGATTGCTGAGACAGGAGCAGGTCAGCATGGAGTTGCTACTGCAACCATGGCTGCTCTTTTTGGTCTGGAATGTGAAATATTTATGGGTGAAAAGGATGTCAAACGCCAAGAGCTCAATGTCTTTCGTATGAAACTCTTAGGAGCAAAAGTGTATGCAGTCAAAAACGGCTCTCGTACACTCAAAGATGCCATGAATGAAGCGATTCGCCATTGGGTTACCCATGCAAGAGATACCTTCTATGTCATCGGTACAGTTGCAGGACCACACCCCTACCCCATGATGGTAAGGGATTTTCAAGGAATTATTGGTTATGAAGCAAAAGCACAGATTCTTGCGAGTGAAAAGCGTCTTCCAGATTATGTAATCGCATGTATCGGTGGTGGAAGCAACGCTATGGGAATATTTAACGCCTTTTTGGAAGATGAGGAGGTACAATGTATCGGCATCGAAGCCGGTGGACTGGGGCTTGATACCAATAAGCATGGGGCAAGTCTTGCTAAAGGAAGTCCTGGGGTACTCCATGGACAGATGAGTTATGTTTTACAAGATGAAGAGGGACAGATCCAAGAGGCTCACTCAATCAGTGCCGGACTTGACTATCCTGGAATTGGTCCAGAGCATAGCTTTTTAAAAGATGAGGGAGTTGTACGCTATGATGCAATCACAGACCAAGAAGCACTTGATGCATTTGTATGGCTGAGTCAAAAAGAGGGAATTATTCCTGCATTTGAGAGCTCCCATGCAGTAGCATATCTGAAAAAAATGCAAGATATCAAGAACAAACTTATCATTGTCAATCTCAGTGGTCGGGGCGACAAAGATATGGTACAGGCCAAATCTTTGCTCCATTTCGATTGA
- the lepB gene encoding signal peptidase I, whose product MKDRLIKFYHWSNTWTGTIVIVLLVIFFVAQAFVIPSGSMKNTLLIGDHLFVKKFAYGVPTPHIPWLEIPVLPDPDGDGHLIRGEGPKRGDIVIFRYPVNPKIHYVKRCVAVDGDMLFVHNKDLYLHPHEGNEYVRKHYPKDSIIEIEGYLWVKNPYMKDHPGIHHDPKIINDGRFPQQIFNFPPIKVPKGQYFMMGDNRDHSNDSRFWGPVPYKLVVGKPWFIYWSWDENYIPRWDRVGKTVHQIEEEMKEARRGDR is encoded by the coding sequence TTGAAAGATAGGCTGATCAAATTTTACCACTGGTCCAATACCTGGACCGGAACGATTGTCATTGTTTTGCTTGTGATATTTTTTGTAGCACAAGCTTTTGTTATCCCAAGTGGTAGTATGAAAAACACACTTCTCATAGGTGATCATCTCTTTGTGAAAAAATTTGCGTACGGAGTCCCAACCCCCCATATTCCATGGCTTGAAATTCCGGTCCTTCCAGATCCAGATGGCGATGGCCACCTCATACGAGGAGAAGGCCCAAAAAGAGGAGATATTGTTATATTTCGCTATCCCGTAAATCCCAAAATCCACTATGTCAAGCGCTGTGTAGCAGTGGATGGAGATATGCTTTTTGTGCACAACAAGGACCTCTATCTCCACCCTCATGAAGGGAATGAATATGTACGAAAACACTATCCGAAGGATAGTATTATAGAGATTGAAGGGTATTTATGGGTCAAAAACCCCTACATGAAAGATCATCCTGGTATTCATCATGACCCTAAAATTATCAATGATGGACGCTTTCCGCAGCAAATTTTCAACTTCCCTCCTATCAAAGTACCTAAGGGACAATACTTTATGATGGGAGATAATCGCGACCACTCTAATGATAGCCGTTTTTGGGGTCCGGTACCCTATAAACTCGTCGTTGGCAAGCCATGGTTCATCTACTGGAGCTGGGATGAAAACTATATACCAAGATGGGATCGCGTAGGAAAAACTGTCCACCAAATAGAAGAAGAGATGAAAGAAGCAAGACGTGGAGACCGTTAA
- the folD gene encoding bifunctional methylenetetrahydrofolate dehydrogenase/methenyltetrahydrofolate cyclohydrolase FolD, which produces MKILDGKKLSQKIKEQIKAEVEDLKQHHGITPGLAVILVGDDPASHTYVKMKAKACKEVGFYSIVHEMPDDISQEKIEDTIKMMNKNPNIDGILVQLPLPPHIDTTRILELIDPAKDVDGFHPYNFGRLMQGLETFAPCTPLGVMELLKEYSINPQGLDVCVVGASNIVGKPMAALLLNANATVDICHIYTKDLQSHTKRADMVVVGVGKPSLITADMVKDGVIIIDIGINRLDDGRLVGDVDFEEVSKKASYITPVPGGVGPMTIAMLLQNTLKAAKKRITD; this is translated from the coding sequence ATGAAGATACTTGACGGTAAAAAACTCTCTCAAAAGATAAAAGAGCAAATCAAAGCAGAAGTTGAGGATCTTAAACAGCATCACGGAATTACACCTGGACTTGCAGTTATCCTCGTAGGTGATGATCCAGCGAGCCACACATATGTGAAAATGAAAGCAAAAGCTTGCAAAGAGGTGGGATTTTACTCCATAGTGCATGAAATGCCTGATGATATATCCCAAGAAAAAATCGAAGATACTATTAAGATGATGAATAAAAATCCCAATATAGACGGGATTTTGGTACAGCTTCCATTGCCGCCACATATCGATACTACTCGCATACTCGAGCTTATCGATCCAGCTAAAGATGTGGATGGTTTTCACCCATACAATTTTGGCCGTCTCATGCAAGGGCTTGAGACATTTGCTCCGTGCACGCCACTTGGAGTGATGGAGCTGCTCAAAGAGTATAGCATTAATCCTCAAGGTCTTGATGTGTGTGTTGTAGGTGCGAGTAACATTGTCGGCAAACCAATGGCTGCACTTTTACTCAATGCAAATGCCACAGTAGATATTTGCCATATTTACACAAAAGATCTACAATCACATACCAAAAGAGCAGATATGGTGGTTGTAGGAGTAGGTAAACCCTCTCTCATAACTGCTGATATGGTCAAAGATGGAGTCATTATCATCGATATCGGCATTAACCGCCTTGATGATGGAAGACTTGTGGGTGATGTGGATTTTGAAGAGGTAAGTAAAAAGGCTTCCTATATTACTCCCGTTCCTGGTGGCGTGGGACCTATGACTATTGCGATGCTCTTGCAAAACACTCTCAAAGCTGCCAAAAAAAGGATTACTGATTGA